The window GTATGCCTCTACTCTATTAGCCATATTGGTATTTCGACGATACAGGAATTGCTCATTAAAATCCTCCATACTAATAGAAGAATTTTCTGAGTCCTGATCCATTACGGTCATCAAACTATCCAAGTCTCCGGAAACGTATATTGCTAACATGTCATCCATACTCATTTTATCCTTCTTTCCATAGTCTTTAACCGCTTTTACCAACTCTTCTGCTTGAGTTTTTACAGGAATAGACTTAAATGCATTAACTTGCTCATCCATGGTTTCCAAACCAACTAATAATTTCCCCTCTTTTTTAGCTTTTTTAAACCAATGCATATCTAAAGCATTTTGCTGTTCTTGATTTAAATCCTTAGTGACAACAATTTGTGTCGTAACGATAGGTTGCATTTTGTTAAATAAAAATAGAGACATTCCAACAGAGTCTATAAAAAACTGATTAACTAAATCATATTCTTTTGGGGAAAGTAATGTTTTTAACGTTTGCCCCGAATCCATCAACATAGCATCTAACATTTCACTCCTATTTATACTATCCATATTTAATTCCATAGCATAAATATCTGCTTGTTGAAAAGCTTCTTCTACTCCTTCCTTAAATTGAAAAACTCGATTGTCTTGGGAATGAAAAGTACCATACAAATACGAAGTTTCCGCTAGCTTATCCCCCGTTATTTTCCAGCATAAACTACGATATTTATCCTGAGCATTAATCGCAATAAAAAGACTACTTATCAAAAGAAATGTTAATATTATGTGTTTATTTTTCATATTTATTCTTTTTTTTATTAGATTGTATAGTGTAAAACACTACATGTAAACTATAACCCCTCACCAAATTTACTATATTATTATGCTGTCCGATACTATTTTAGATAAATATTTAGACAATTATCAGGGTAAATTTGCTGATTTAATTGTAATATGTGAACGTTTTTTACGTATTGCAATTTTAAAAGACAATAAAACTTCTAGTAATTATCTATCTATTGTACTTGATGCTGTACACAATACAGATCATAAAAATAAAGACGAAATAGAAGCCATTGAAAAATTATGTATCGCTGTTTCAATGTACT of the Flavobacteriales bacterium genome contains:
- a CDS encoding TraB/GumN family protein — protein: MKNKHIILTFLLISSLFIAINAQDKYRSLCWKITGDKLAETSYLYGTFHSQDNRVFQFKEGVEEAFQQADIYAMELNMDSINRSEMLDAMLMDSGQTLKTLLSPKEYDLVNQFFIDSVGMSLFLFNKMQPIVTTQIVVTKDLNQEQQNALDMHWFKKAKKEGKLLVGLETMDEQVNAFKSIPVKTQAEELVKAVKDYGKKDKMSMDDMLAIYVSGDLDSLMTVMDQDSENSSISMEDFNEQFLYRRNTNMANRVEAYLLKGSVFMAVGAAHLPGEKGVIELLRAKGYRVEPL